Within Cyanobium sp. AMD-g, the genomic segment CTCACCGAGGCGGCGATCGACCTTGACGAGGTCTTCGCCTACCTCGATCGCAACGCCCTGTTCGCCGGCCAATGGCAGCTGCGCAAGACCCAGCAGCAGAGCCGGCAGGAGTACGACGCGATGCTGGCCGAGAAGGCGGAGCCGGTGCTGCAGGAGTGGCTCAGTCGCTGCCGCGCCGAAGGCCTGCTGACCCCACGGGTGGCCTACGGCTACTTCCCCTGCGCACGCGACGGCAATGGCCTGGTGGTGTTCGACCCCGAGGGGATGGCGGCCGGGGCGCCACCGGCGACCGGCGGGCAGGAACTGGGGCGCTTTGTGCTGCCGCGCCAGCGGAGCGGCAACCGCTACTGCATCGCCGATTTCTACCGCGACGGCGTCACGGCCGCTGACGGCTCCTTGCGGCCCTCGGATGTGCTGCCGATGCAGGCCGTCACCATGGGGGACGGCGCCACCAGCTTCGCCCAGCAGCTGTTCCGGGCCGATCGCTACACCGACTACCTCTACTTCCATGGGTTGGCGGTTCAGATGGCCGAAGCGCTGGCGGAATGGACCCACGCCCGCATCCGTCGGGAGATGGGATTCGCCGCCGAAGAGCCCACGGCCCTTCGGGACGTGCTGGCCCAGCGCTACCGGGGCAGCCGCTACTCCTTCGGTTACCCCGCCTGCCCGAACGTGGCCGATTCCCGCCAGCAGCTCGCCTGGCTGCACACCGATCGCATCGGCCTGACGATGGATGAGAGCGACCAGCTGGAGCCGGAGCAGAGCACCACGGCCCTGGTGGCCCTGCACAGCCAGGCCCGGTACTTCAGCGCCTGAGCCTCACCTGGCCATGGCAGGCTTTGGTGACCCTTTGCCTCCCTTGCCATGGCCATCGCAGGACCCGGCGGTGTCGATGACGCCATTGCGGCCGGTGTCGACCTTGACGGCACGCCGATACCGGCAGCGATGCTCGCCCTCTACGGCGAAGTGATGGAGATGGAGGGCCGCCGGGCCCGCAGCGGGGTGCAGAAGTCGATGCGCAACCGCATCGTGCGCACCGGCGCCAAACACCTGGACCGTCTCACCCTCGACCAACGCCTGCGGGAGGCCGGCTGGGAGGGGCTCAAGGACAAGGAAATCGCCTTCTTCTACGGCTGAGCCCTGGGGGTCTTAGCTGCACAGCTCTTCGAGACTGTCGATCACCTCCTGCTGGAACGTGTCGAGGGCATCGGAATCGCTCAGATCGATGCCCTCACCGGCCGCGTTCTGGGTGAGTTCCTGGAAGTGGAAGGCACCCTCGCCATGGGCCAGAAACTCCATGGCGGAGGGCTCACCGCTTTCCTTGTAGGCGTCGCAGAGGGCCAGGAAGGCCGCATCCTCGGTGAAATCCCAGCTCATGAAGGGGGTCGTGCTGAAAGACCTTTAACGCCTCCCCCCCGGAATTCGTCAACCTCCTGGCCGCTTTTTGTGCCAGTCCTCCGTCAGACTCTGCCCGTACCGCCACCTCCCGGGTCTTGGCCGCTTCCTCCCTGCAGCCCCCATCCGAACCCCGCAACGTCCTGGGTGAACCGTTGCAGGAGTGCGGTTGTGCTCCCCTCACCGGCTGGTTCCGCGACGGCTACTGCCACGACGATCCCGCTGATTTCGGCCGCCACACGGTCTGCTGCGTGGTCAACGACGCCTTCCTCAATTACAGCCGTGCCCAGGGCAACGACCTCTCGACGCCGGTGCCGGCCCATTCCTTTCCCGGCCTCCAGGCTGGAGATCACTGGTGTGTCTGTGCTGCGCGCTGGCTGGAGGCCTATGAGGACGGCATGGCCCCGCCGGTGCGGCTGGAGTGTTCGGCCCTCGCCACCCTGCAGGTGATTCCCCTGGAGGTGCTGCGCGGCCATGCGGCCTAGCTGGCCTCACCAGGGCACCGCCTGACCATCCCAGGCCAGGAAGGCGCCGCTGCTGGCAGCCGTCTGGCCCTCCAGCACGTCGAGCAGGTGGGAGGCGGAGCGTTCCGGGGTGAACAGGGCCGAGGGGGCCTGGGAGCCGCTGAAGGGGGCCGAGAGAGGGGTTGCCACCGTGCCTGGGTGGAGCAGGGTCACGCAGGCCTGGGGCAGGCGGCGCTGCCACTCGATCGCCAGGGTGCGCAACAGCTGATTCTGGGCCGCCTTGGCCGCCCGGTAGGTGTACCAGCCCCCGAGGCGGTTGTCGCCGATGCTTCCCACCCGGGCCGAGAGGCTGGCGAAGTGCACGGGGCCATCCTTGGCCAGGGCCGGCTCGATCGCCTGGGCGAGCAGCAGGGGCCCGAAGGCGTTGACGGCGAAGCTGCGCTCCAGGGCGTGGCGACGCACCTGGGAAAGGCGCTTCTCCGGCTGCAGCGCGCCATCGTGCAGCAGCCCGGCCGTGTTGATCACGACCCGCAACGGGCTCAGGTCGCGGGCGGCCATGGACGAGAAGCGCTCCAGGCTGCCGTCGTCGTTCAGGTCGAGCGCCAGGTCGGCGCCGCGGCGCCCGGCGGTGCGGACCTGCAGCGATGGTGCCCGCCGGGCCAGTTCAGCCGCCAGGGCCAGGCCCAGGCCCCCGGGACCAACGACCAGGGCCTGGCCTTCCCAGGCCTGCCAGCAGGGGGTAGGGGCAGTCGCCATGGCGGGCACGGGGATGGCGCATGATGGCAAGGCCATCAAGGGAACCGACCCTCGCGTAGGTCCATGAGTCTGCGCATCACGGTGCTGGGTCGGGGTGCCTGGGGCGGCACATTGCTTCGGCTCTGGGAGCGCCAGGGCCACCGTCTCAAGAGCTGGTCACGGCGGGATGGCGGAGATCCGGCAACGGTTCTCCACGACTGCGACCTTGTGGTGGTGGCCGTGTCGATGGTGGGTGTGGCCCCCCTGGCCAGGCAACTGCAGGACCACTGGCCGGCGGATCTCCCCCTGCTCAGTTGCAGCAAGGGCATCGATCTCGACACCCTCTGCACCGCCAGCCAGCTGTGGCACCGCCATCTCCCCGATGTGCCGCTGGCGGTGCTGAGCGGCCCGAACCTGGCCGATGAACTGGAGCGGGGGTTGCCGGCGGCCAGCGTGCTGAGCAGCCAGGATCCCGACCTGGCCCGCCGCCTGCAGGAGCAGCTGCGGGCTCCCCATTTCCGCCTGTACACCAACGCCGATCCCATCGGCACCGAGGCCGCCGGGGCCCTCAAGAACGTCATCGCCCTGGCGGCTGGCATCAGCGATGGGCTGGGCCTGGGCGCCAATGCCAAGGCCTCCCTGCTCTGCCGTGGCCTGGCGGAAATCGCCGTGGTGCTGCAGGCTCTCGGGGGCCAGCCCAGCACCCTCTACGGGCTGGCAGGGCTGGGGGATTTGCTGGCCACGGCCAACAGCAGCCTGAGCCGCAACTACCGCTTCGGCACCCTGCTGGCCGAGGGCTGTGACGAGGCCAGCGCCCTGGCCCGGATCGGTGCCACCGTGGAGGGAACCCGAACCGCCCGGGCCACCCTGGCCCTGGCGGAGCGCGAGGGTTTGCAACTGCCGATCTGCGGCCAGGTGGTGCGGCTGCTGGCCGGTCGGGTGGCGGCACGCCAGGCGGTGCAGGAGCTGATGCAACGGGATCTGAAGGCGGAAGCGGCCCCCTGAACGCGGCCCTGGCCACGCCTCTGGCATGGGTGCACTGCCGCGACCGTCCTGCGTCGGGCGGCTGAAGGGCCGTGTTTTCCGGCATGATCCGGCTACTCCCTTGTGGAACCTTGCCGTGCGCCGGCACTTCACGGCCGCCATCGCCGTCCTCCGTGCCACTGGACGGCGGCTGCTTCAGGGTTGCCGGCGCCACCCCATCCTGCTCACGGCTCCCCTTGCCGTCGTGGCGGTGGGCGCAGGCTTTGCCGCCCAGGACCTCCTGCCTGGCACCCGGTCCCGTTCGCAGCCGGATCTGCTCGAAGCCCTCATCGCCCAGCCCCAGGAGGTCTCGCCATCGGCCGCCAGCACGGCGGCATCCCCAGACAAGGACCTCCTGGCCGCGACCTCGCTCCAGGCCCAGCGCACCAGCCTGAGCCATCCCGACCCGTCCCTGGTGGAACCGGAGGCCGGCCCCGAGGTGCCGCTCGAGATCCGCGTCGCCCTGCTGGGGGCCTCCGCCTCTCCCCAGCTTGGGGCCAGTGGCTACTGGCGGCTCGTCGATCGCGATGGACGCACCGTTCAAGATGGCGGCCCGGACACATCCCCCGACCTGGGTGCTGCCATGGCGGGCCGGGCCGAAGTCTGGATGGAGACCGGTTCGGGCCACAGCCTGCTGGTGGATGGCCGGCCCTATGAGGGCCGGCTGAGGGTGCTGCGTGGTTCCGGGGGCCTGCAGCTGGTCAACCACCTCTCTCTGGAGCGTTACATCAGCTCGGTGGTGGGGGCCGAAATGCCCAGCAGCTGGCACATGGAGGCGCTCAAAGCCCAGGCGGTGGCGGCCCGCTCCTACGCCATGGCCCACATGGCCCGGCCGGCCAGCGCCCACTGGCATCTGGGCGACACCACCCGCTGGCAGGCGTACCGGGGTCTGGGCAGCGTCAACCCCCGCACCCGTCAGGCCACCGCCGGCACCTCCGGTGTGATCCTGAGCTACCAGGGGGGCATCGTTGAGAGTCTGTACGCGGCCACGACACGCATCACCCAGGAGGCCCATGGGCACCTGGGCGCCAGCATGAGCCAGCACGGCGCCCAGGATCTGGCCGAGCAGGGCCTGCGCTACAACGAGATTCTGGGGCGCTACTACCAGGGCGCCTCCCTGGCCCGTCTGCAGGCCGGTGCGAGCTGAACGCCATTGGCAACGGGCCAGGCAGGTGTCGGAGCGGGCCCGCCTGGAGGGTGCCCTTGTCCCCCTGGAGACCCGTCTGCTGGCGATTCCCGGCGTGGAGCCCTTCGTTGTTCGCCAGCTCCTCTCCTCGACCCCCCGTCACCTGCGCCAGGGGGGACCGCGGCCCAACCCCTTTCTGCCCTGGGACAGCCCCCTGGAGGTGGACCTGCTGGAGCCTGCCCACGTGCTCCTGCTCAACAAGTACCCGGTCCAGGAGGCCCACCTGCTGGTGATCACCCGCGACTGGCGGCCCCAGGCCGGCTGGATCGAGTCCTCCGACTGGCAGGCCGTCCGCCAGGTGAGCCAGGACACCGGCGGGCTTTGGTTCTTCAACAGCGGCGCCCGTTCCGGAGCCAGCCAGCCCCATCGGCACCTGCAACTGCTGCCGCGCCGTCAGGGTGAGCCCAGCTGTCCCCTGGCCCCGCTGTTTCTGGCCCAGCTGGCGGGGACCGAGGCGTCCTGGAACTGGGACTACCGCCTCAGCCGGCGCACCGATCCCCACGGCGGCTCCGACCTGGAGGCTCTGTACCTCGCCCACGCCGGCGCGCTCCGCCTCGGAGATCCCCGACGCGACAGCGAGCCCCTGCACCCCTACAACCTGCTGTTCGACGACCAGTGGTTTCTGAGCGTGCGCCGGGTGCGGGAGCACGGCGCTGGTTTCAGCGTCAACGCCCTGGGTTTCGCCGGGTTTCTGCTCTGCACCGAGGGTTCCGACAGGGAATGGCTGGCGAGCCACGGTCCCTGGTCGCTGCTGGCCCACGTGGCCGCCCCCCGTCCCTGAGCCGGCGCGTCTGGACGTGATCCATCGGCAAGGGAAACTTCCGTGGTTTCACGGTTGCGTCATTCGGCACACCTGCCCCTCTCTGGAAAGGAGATCACTGCGGCCTTGCCTCGGCCAAGCGTGATTCCTGCTCCACGATCCAGCCCAGGCTCAGCCGTCCAGACCATGACCCCAGCCAACAGCCACAAGAACCAGCCCAGCTCCGCCGGCCGCAACCGCCGCGTCGAGCAGTACCGGGCTGTGGTCCGTCCCCTCGCCCTGCACTACTGCCGCTGCAGCCGGGAATCCTTCGACGATCTGCTGCAGGTGGGCCTGATGGGGTTGATCCGGGCCGCCGAGCTCTACAGCGAAGACCGCCACACCCCATTCGAGGCTTTTGCCAGGCCCCACATTCGGGGGGCGATCCTGCACTACCTGCGTGATGCCGCCCCGCTGGTGCGTCTGCCCAGGCGGCAGGCGGAACTGCAGGAACGCTTCAACCGCCTGCAGCACCACCCCCTGCTCCAGGCGGATCCAGGGCAGGGAATCAAGGTCCTGAGCCAGACCCTGGGGGTCACCCCGTCGGAGTGGCACCGGCTGGAGGTGCAGCGCCTGCTGGCGAGGCCCGCCAACCTGGATGATCCATCGCTGGCCGAGTCGGTGGCGACCCACGCCGCTGTTGATCCCTTGCCGCTGGAGTCATCGGGTCCCACGGTGGCCGCGCTGCTGGCCCTGCTGGAGCCCCGCCAGCGACTGGTGGTGCGTCAGGTGGTGTTGGCGGGCTGGAGCTATCGGCGCCTGGGCCGCCAGATGGACATCAGCCCGATGACGGTGAAACGCTTGCTGCACAAGGGACTTGAACAGCTGCGCCAGCAGCTGGAGGGCGGCGGCCTCAACCCTGGTGGTCGGCCTGATCGCGGTGCATCTGCTGTTCCAGGGTGCTGATGGCAGCGTTCAACGCGGCCAGCTGGCGCTCGATACCATCCCGCCAGAAGCTCATCATGCGCAGCTTGCGTTCCTGATACCGCCGCAGGGCACCCGTTCCGGACTCCGACCCGGAGCAGTACCCGAAGGGAGGAATCATGACAAAATCTGCAGAGTGGGACCGTTCTAGCGAGCCCGCCGTTCCATCCGGGGCTCTCCAGGTGCACGCACCCCCCAGTGACTGGGCCGGTCGCTTCCCGCCTTACCCTCCCCTGGCCACCCACACCATCAAGCCTGTCGCGATTTGAGATCGGTCCTTCCCATTGGTCCCATCAGTGTCTGGTTGACGCTCGGTCTGGGTGTGGCCATCGTGCAGCCCGCCCACGCCTACGTGGCCCTGATGGCCGGCCAGAAGGCCCGCCCCCTGAACGGCACCTTCAACAGCGTGCCGGTGCTGCATTCCAACCAGCCCGAGGAGGTCGAGGGGCCGGGCATCCTGATCAGCACCTCACCTGGGTACGCCTACGCCAGCGAGACGGGTCAGGCCCTCCGCAATGCCGAGTACACCTTCAACGGTGAGTTCGGCATGCATCTCCACCACAAGTATTTCCCGCCCAATCGCCGCTCCATCTCCCGCTCCGACCGACGGGCCGAGCTCACCCTGGCGGCCATTCTGATCAATCCGGGCGTACGGCCTGTGCACATCCGCTTTTCCAAGGGGGCGGTGCGCAACAGCTTCGAAGCTCCCTACCTCGCCAACAACCTGATGGGGGTGAAACCCCTGGGGCCAAGGCCATGGAACACCGGCCCGGGGGATGCCACCGCGGTCCAGATGCTTCGCGGCCGGCTCGACAGCCGGCTGGCTGACGAGATCACCATTCCGGCCCGCAGTCGGATGGTCCTGTTCCAGACCGACCTGCCGGCGCTGGGCATCGCCAATGCGCTGCTGCGGGGCCGCAGTGATGGGCCGTTCCAGATCGCCGTGGTGGCCGCCAAGACCCCGGACTCCGATCGCGATGTGCTCGCCGTGCTGGACGAAGGCCGGCTGGCCCCTGGCCGGGTCTACCTGAGCCGCATCAACGACATCCACAACCGGCGCATCTTCTCCCGGGTCGGTGGTGTGGCCCTCGGCGATGCGTACCAGGCCACCATCAGCCACGACCTGGACACGAAAGGGCCCTTGCATTTGCCCTTCACCAGCACGGACCGGCACCATTTCGGTACGCGTGACGTGCAGGTCAATGCCCTGGCCAGCCGCATGCTCGATTCCTCTCTCGACAACGTCGGCACCTACGGCGTGCGGTTCGATGTCGACATGAACCTCAAGGGGAATGGGCCCTATGAACTGGTGATGAGCCATCCCACCCTGATCGGCGGACAGCCGTTCACGGCGTTTCGCGGTTCGATCCAGATCCAGACCCCCGCCGGCCTGCGGGAGGTGCACGTGGGCCTTCGCTCGGGCCAGAGCCTGTCCCTGGGCCAGATCGATCTGGTCCCTGGTGTGGTCAATCCCGTGCGGGTCAGCCTGGTCTACCCGGCCGATGCCACACCGGGCCACCTCCTGAGTGTGGTGAGTGCCAGTCAGCTGGCCCTCGTCCAGGAGCGGGAGCGGCAGCTGGATCTGGCCCGGGCCGGTGCCACCAGCCGGCCGGCCGCACCACCCGTCGCCCCTCCCGCCCTGACCATCGCCCCCCAACCGGGGCCGATCACACCAAGGCCGATGGGGGGCACCGGCCCCCTGGTGCCACCGCCCCAGATCCTGCGGCCGGCAGCCACTCCGGGTTGGCTCAACCCGCCGCCGCCACCCCCCGCCTCCTCCAACCGCGGCGGCCTGGCGCCCTCCCCGCTGATGTCACCCATGCGCAGCCGATCGGGATCCGCCGGTACGGGGGGCACCCTGGTGGATCGCTATCGCGATGCCGTGGAGGCCCAGCAGCAGTTTCTGCGGGACCAACGGGGACCCTGATCCGAAGCCCCATGCCAGCGAACCCAGCGCCGATGGATGGCTGCCGTGGCTGAACAGTCGAACGAAGCCAGACAGCGGATCAGTCTTGACCTCAACCGCGATCTGGTGGCGCACCTGGATGGTCTGCGCCGGGAGTGGGGTCTCCGCAGTCGCGGCGATGTGCTGGAACGGCTGCTCGACGATCTGTTCGGCACCGACGAGGAGGAGGAGGACGGTGATGGCCTCCTGCCCCAGTCCGGCCAGGTCCTGCTGCACCGGGAGGACCACCAGGACTTCGATGAGCAGGGCGCGCTGGTGCTGGTCGGGCGCGGGGCCATGGACACCCTCCAGGCGGAATTCGAATGGGAAGCTCCAACGGAGCATCCGCCCCGGCCGGCGCCAGGGGGCGGGGGCATCGATCTGCCCGGCTTCGTGCGTCGTCGCTCCGATGTGCTCAAGCGCAGCCTGCGGCCGCCGTCAATGGCGCGTTCCGCCGCGTTGCCCCTCAGCCCCCTGCCACCGCTTGGCGGCGAGCTGGTGCAACAGGCCCTGGAGGAAGCCGGAAACCATTGGCGCACCCTCTACGGCTCCCCGGCCAACGAGGCCGTGCTGGAGGCGGCGATGGTGTGGCTCGCCCAGGACATCTGGCCCCAGTCGGATCAGAGCGATGGCCGCACCTTCACCTGGTCGGCCGCCTGCCAGGTGATGCAGCCCTTCGCGCCTGGCTGGAGTGACGGGCCACCAACCTTCGAGCGGGTCATGGTCACCGCCGGCGTGCTGGAAGACCCCTTCAGCGGACAGACCCTCACCCTGCGAATCCCGACCTTGATCCGTCGCTTTGTGCACCGGTTCCGCCGCCGGCGTCGCGGCACCTCCTTCCAGACCCTGGAGCACACCATGACCCTGCACGGTGCGCTGCGGCTGCTGCAGCTGCCCACGGATCCCGGCCAGCGCCTCACCCTGGCCCAGATCCGGGAGGCCTACCGGGACATGGCCCAGAGCCACCATCCCGACGCCGGAGGATCGCTCGAGGCGATGCGGCGGCTCAATGAGGCCTACCAGCTTCTGAAGGAGCTGTACCGCCAGGGAGCAACCGCGGATCGCTGAGGCCTGAGGCCGCGCCCATGACCTGGCCAAGCCCCCCTATCGACTCTCTCGTCTAAGACCCATTCCTGGTCCCGACGAGAGCCCATAACAAGAGCGCAAAGACTGCGTCGCCCCACCCTGCGTCCCACGCAGTCTCACGCGACCCACCTGAGGCTCTGGTCGGGTCTGATATCGGGACACAGCTGGCTCGCCTGATACAGCGATTTTTCCTCGATCTGAGTTGTTGAAGATGATCTGGCATCCACCAGCGCCTGGTTCGCCAAACCTGTCGGCGAAAGGGGACTGGCCGTTCCGTCCAAGCCCTGTCCATTCATTGGACATGACCTGACATTGCAGTATCCAGCTGATTTCGACAGGTCTGCGTATCTGTCTTTGACACAGATACGCAGGATGGAAACGGGCTGCCTTTCACTCGCATGCCTCGGCAGACGCTTGAAGGGCTCCAGGGGGACGTCCATCCACGGGCGTGGTGGCGCAACGGGCTGCACAGTACCGGTGAAGCCATACCCATCCATCCCGAATGGGACACATATCAGGACCTATGGCAAGACCAGGACGAGACTGGTGCGCAGATGGTGTTGCTCCGGCCGTCGGTGCGCCGCGACGGGGTGCCAACCCCCGCCCGGATGGCAGAGAGCGGCAGTCCGATGTTCCCAGGCAGAGGTCCGCAAGAAGTGTCGCGGATGGACAGACCTGGTCTCGGTTCAGGACCAGATCCTGGTCTAGCCTGAGACTTCATGTACAGCTCCAGTCGCATCACTGGGGAGGCTGAACGGCCATCCCTGTGGAGTCGATCGCAACTTGGGAAGCGGCCATAAAAAATCCCCGTCACGGATGCGACGGGGAGGGCGACTGATTCAGCGCAAAGACGTTGTGCGGCCGTCTCAGGTTGGACCCAGATGCAGTCGAAGCATGAGACTTGCCTGGGACGTCCGATCCGCTCAGGTGGAGGTCTGCAGCCCCTGGATCAGGTAGTCAAAGTACGGGCCGGCCAGGGTGGCTTCCTCGCCGCCCAGCAACACCAGGGACGCCTCCTTGAGGGTGCGCATCGCTTCCACCATCCCGGGCAGGGGCACGCCCAGGCTGTTGTACATCTCCCGGGCACCCACCACGCCGATCTGCTGGATCAGCTCGGTGCTGCCGGCCAGAATTCCATAGGTGACCAGCCGCAGGTACCAGCTGTAGTCCCGCAGGCACTGGGCCCGCTGCTTCTGGCCGAAGGCGTTGCCGCCGGGGGCCACGTAGTCCGGCTTGCGCAGGAACAGTTGCTTGGAGGCCTCGGCGATGATCTTCTTCTCGTTGTCGGTCAGCACCCTGACGACACTCAGCCGGCGGGCTCCCCCACTGAGGAACTCCACCATCGCGCGCAGCTCGCCGCCCGTTGGATAGCGGAGCTGATCATCGGCCTGGAGGATCAGATCGCGAACGACGCTCATAGCAGCGAACACAGTCCGGCGAATCCTATCGAGACCGGAGCCCCAGCCCGGGCTTCGGGCGCAAGGTGTAACGCCCCTTTGCACGACCCCCGATAGGGTCGCAGCAGTGGTGCGGATCGCACATGGCCTCGGTGGGCGAAAAGCTTCAGATGGAGATCACCGATCTCGGCCACGACGGCCAGGGGGTGGGACGGCACGACGGCCAGGTGGTGTTCGTCAGCGGCGCTCTGCCCGGGGACACGGTGGAGGTGCGCCTGCAAGTGGTGGCCCGACGCCACCTGGTGGGCCAACTGCAGCGCGTGCTCACGCCCTCCCCGGACCGCCGGCGTCCCCCCTGCATCCTGGCCGACAACTGCGGTGGCTGCAGCCTGCAGCCCCTCAACGACACCGCCGAGGCTGAATGGAAGCAGCGCAGCCTGGAGCAGACCCTGCAGCGCATCGGTGGCCTCAACGCGCCGGTACGCCCCCTGCTGGCGGCCGACCCCACCCTGGGCTACCGCAACCGCGCCTTGATTCCGCTGGAGCGCAGCGGCGACGGCACCCTGCGGGCCGGCTACTACCGGCGCGGCTCGCATCGGATCGTCAACATGGCCCGGTGTCCGGTGCTTGACCCCCGTATCGACGCCATGATCGCGCCGCTCAAGGCCGATCTGGAAGCCAGCGACTGGCCGATCGATCGCCATGGCGGTGACCCCGAGGCCGAGGACGGCCCCGGCCTGCGCCATCTGGGCCTGCGGGTGGGCGCCGCCACCGGCGAGCTGCTGCTCACCCTGATCAGCAGCCATGACGACCTGCCCGGCCTCGAGGCCCTGGCCGACGCCTGGCGGCAGCGATGGCCGGACCTGGTGGGCGTTTGCCTCAACCTCCAACCCAAGCCGACGAATCGGCTGATGGGGGACGAGACGCGGGTGATCCGCGGCCGGGACTGGCTGAACGAAGTCTTCTCCGGCCTGCGCTTCCGCATCGCCGCCGACACCTTCTTCCAGGTCAACACACGCCAGGCCGAGCGGCTGGTGCCCCATCTGATGGAGGCCCTCGGCCCCGGGCCTGGCGACGCCTCCCTGCTCGACGCCTACTGCGGCATCGGCACCTACAGCCTGCCCCTGGCCGCCGCCGGCTGGCATGTGACCGGCCTGGAGCTGCACCCCCGCGCCGTGGCGATGGCCCGGCTCAATGCCGCCGCCAATGAACTGGAGGGGAGGGCGCAGTTTGAGCAGGCCGATGTGCCCCTGGTGCTGGAGGAGCGACTGCAGGGGATGCAGGCCCTGGTGCTGGATCCGCCCCGCAAGGGCCTGAGCCCGTCCGCCACGGCGGCGATCCTGGCGGCCCCCCCCAGCCGCATCGCCTACGTGAGCTGTGACCCGGCCGCCCTGGCCCGCGACCTGGCCCAGCTGTGTGCTTCCGGTGTCTACCGGCTGAACTGGGTGCAGCCCATCGACTTCTTCCCCAACACCAGCCATGTGGAGGCCCTGGCGGCCCTGGAACGCCGCTAGCGGCGCTGCTCGGCGCCGAACTGGCGCTCGAGCGCTTCACGCACCCGGCCATGGGCCGCCTCCACCTCCTCGTCGGTGAGGGTTCGGGCGCTGTCGCGGTAGCGCAGCCGGAAGGCCTGGCTGCAGCGGCCGGCCTCCAACTGGGAGCCCTCGTAGCGATCAACGAGTTCGGCCTGCTCCAGCAAAGGCTTGCCCGCCTTGCGGATCGCTGCCAGCAGGGCGGCGGCGCTGGTGTCGGTGGGAACGACAAGGGCCAGGTCGCGTTCGGAGGCCGGCACCGTGGCGAAGGGGCGGAAGGCCGGCTGCCAGCGGTTGCGGCGGGTGCCGGCGCTCAGCAACGGCTCCAGCTCCAGCTGGAAGACGTATGTGGCGGCGGGCAGGTCGAGGGCGTCGGCGTCAGCCGGGTGGAGCTGGCCGAACCAACCCGCGGGCTTGCCTTCCACCACCAGCTGGGCGGCGCGCCCCGGGTGCAGCAGAGGCGCGTCGGTCAGGGGACGATCCTCCAGGGGCAGCCGCAGGGGTTCCAGGCCGGCCTGGAGCACGCCGCGGGCCTGGAAGTAGTCGGGGGGCGCGGGCTTGCCGGAGCTGCGCCAGCGTTCGCCGCGCCGTTCCCCGGCGATCACGCCCACCAGCAGGGTGCGCTCAGCATGGCCCTCCTCACCGCTGGCTGCCCCACCCGGGAACACGCGGCCGATTTCGAAGCCCCAGAACCCTGGCAGGGAGGCCTGCAGGTTGCGGCGGGCGGCCTGGAGCAACTCCTGGTGCAGGTTGTCGCGCAGGTGCCCGTAGTCGGCCAGGAGCGGATTGGCCAGCGGAACCCTCCCCGGTGCCGCCGCCACCAGCGACAACGACACAATCTCCTGCAGG encodes:
- a CDS encoding J domain-containing protein; this translates as MAAVAEQSNEARQRISLDLNRDLVAHLDGLRREWGLRSRGDVLERLLDDLFGTDEEEEDGDGLLPQSGQVLLHREDHQDFDEQGALVLVGRGAMDTLQAEFEWEAPTEHPPRPAPGGGGIDLPGFVRRRSDVLKRSLRPPSMARSAALPLSPLPPLGGELVQQALEEAGNHWRTLYGSPANEAVLEAAMVWLAQDIWPQSDQSDGRTFTWSAACQVMQPFAPGWSDGPPTFERVMVTAGVLEDPFSGQTLTLRIPTLIRRFVHRFRRRRRGTSFQTLEHTMTLHGALRLLQLPTDPGQRLTLAQIREAYRDMAQSHHPDAGGSLEAMRRLNEAYQLLKELYRQGATADR
- a CDS encoding allophycocyanin subunit alpha-B gives rise to the protein MSVVRDLILQADDQLRYPTGGELRAMVEFLSGGARRLSVVRVLTDNEKKIIAEASKQLFLRKPDYVAPGGNAFGQKQRAQCLRDYSWYLRLVTYGILAGSTELIQQIGVVGAREMYNSLGVPLPGMVEAMRTLKEASLVLLGGEEATLAGPYFDYLIQGLQTST
- the rlmD gene encoding 23S rRNA (uracil(1939)-C(5))-methyltransferase RlmD produces the protein MASVGEKLQMEITDLGHDGQGVGRHDGQVVFVSGALPGDTVEVRLQVVARRHLVGQLQRVLTPSPDRRRPPCILADNCGGCSLQPLNDTAEAEWKQRSLEQTLQRIGGLNAPVRPLLAADPTLGYRNRALIPLERSGDGTLRAGYYRRGSHRIVNMARCPVLDPRIDAMIAPLKADLEASDWPIDRHGGDPEAEDGPGLRHLGLRVGAATGELLLTLISSHDDLPGLEALADAWRQRWPDLVGVCLNLQPKPTNRLMGDETRVIRGRDWLNEVFSGLRFRIAADTFFQVNTRQAERLVPHLMEALGPGPGDASLLDAYCGIGTYSLPLAAAGWHVTGLELHPRAVAMARLNAAANELEGRAQFEQADVPLVLEERLQGMQALVLDPPRKGLSPSATAAILAAPPSRIAYVSCDPAALARDLAQLCASGVYRLNWVQPIDFFPNTSHVEALAALERR